ACTGAAGAAAGCTCCGGTTGAGGAGCCAAAAGCACCTGCAGAGCCAACAGCAGAAGAGAAATTATTAACCGAAATCCGAGATTTATTGAAAAAATAATTGTAGATTTGAAGATGGAAGGACTGTGTAACAACAGTCCTTTTTCTTTTTCCGAAAGCCTAAAATGAAAAACCGACTATTGCTAGTCGGTTTTTCATATCTATTCGATATTACGCTAATTTTTTGATTTGCGCGCTCAATTTAGATTTGTGGTTAGCGGCTTTGTTAGCGTGGATTAAGCCTTTAGACGCCATACGGTCTACGACTTTTTGCATTTCAACGAAAGCGGCTGTTGCTACTGCTTTATCACCGGTTGCTACTGCTGCGTATACTTTTTTGATGAATGTACGCATCATTGAGCGTTGGCTTGCGTTGTGTTGGCGGCGTTTTTCAGATTGAACCGCACGTTTTTTTGCTGACTTGATATTAGCCAAGGTCAAACTCCTAAAATATCTGTGTAAAAATTAGATATAAACCGTTTTGGTTTATATTGCCTATCGATAGTTTTTAATTCATTTTCAACGAGACACGTGCTTGAAAATAACACCGTTTTTCTGATAGAAAACGATAGGGCGAGATTTTAACAGTTTTTTTCTGATTTTCCTATAACAAACTGCTAAAATTATGATCGATTTTTAGGATCGCACTACAAGCGGTCTGATTTTTCAATAATTTTACCAATATTACACTCTATTATTATGAGCAAAAAACTTTTAAGATTAGGAATGATCGTAAGCGGAATGACCTTAATTTCACGCATTTTGGGATTAATTCGCGACATTGTGGTAGCAACCCTGTTAGGTACAGGTGTGAGTGCCGATATTTTCTTATTCGCCAACCGTATTCCTAATTTTCTCCGTCGTTTGTTCGCCGAAGGGGCATTTTCCAAAGCCTTTGTTCCCGTGTTGGCGGAATATAATGCCGATAATGACCTAAACAAAACCAGAGAATTCATCGCCAAAGTATCGGGTACACTGGGAGGCTTAGTAACTATTGTTACCCTTGTGGCAATGGTTGCCTCGCCTGTGGTGGCTGCCCTATTCGGAACAGGCTGGTTTTTAGATTGGTTGAATGATGGACCAAATGCGGAGAAATTTACCCAAGCTTCTTTTTTGCTGAAAATCACTTTCCCTTATTTGTGGTTTATCACCTTCGTAGCATTGTCCGGAGCAGTGCTTAATACCATCGGAAAGTTTGGCGTAATGGCGTTTTCGCCGGTATTGCTGAATGTGGCAATTATTGGTGTGGCGTTACTGGGTAGAGATTATTTCGACTCGCCGGATGTTGCTCTTGCGTGGGGGGTATTTTTAGGCGGATTATTGCAATTCCTGTTCCAAATTCCGTTTATGAAAAAAGAGGGATTATTGGTTAAGCCAAAATGGGCGTGGAAAGATGAAGGGGTAACGAAAGTTCGTAAATTAATGATTCCTGCTTTATTTGGAGTTTCAGTTACCCAATTAAACTTATTGCTCAATCAAGTGATCGCCTCATTTTTGATTACCGGCTCAATCAGTTGGATGTATTACGCTGACCGCCTCATTGAGTTTCCGCTTGGTTTATTTGGCATTGCGATTTCCACTGTAGTGCTGCCAAGCCTTTCCCGAATTGCTAAAAATAAAGATCTGACCGAATTACAACGGGGTGAGAACTTCCAAAATACAATGGATTGGGGCGTGCGAATGGTGTTATTGCTCGGTATTCCGGCGATGATCGGTATGGCGGTGCTTGCTCAACCGATCATTATGACGATGTTTATGCGAGGTAAATTCGGCTTTGAGGACGTGCTGGCAACCTCTTATCCGCTTTACGTAATGTGCTTGGGGCTGAACAGCTATATGTTGATTAGCGTGCTGGCAAACGGTTTTTACGCTAACCAAAATACCAAAATGCCGGTGAAAGTGGGGATTATTGCCGCTATTAGCAATATTTTTTTCGGATTAGCATTCGCCCCGTTTTTAGGCTATATCGGCTTAGCGTTGGCATCGGCTTGTTCAGCGTTAGTAAATGTGAGCTTGCTTTACTTCCACCTAGCAAAAAACGGATATTATAAAGTGAGCCGTACCACCATTATTTTTGTGCTAAAACTATTGATTGCTGCTTGTGTGATGGGGGCGTTATTGGCTTATTTCACACCTGCCATTGAAACTTGGGTGTTAATGACACTATGGCAGAAAATTTACTGGCTGGTTTGGCTGATGATTTTAGCCGCCGGTAGCTATTTTGTAGCAATTATTACCTTAGGCATTCGCAAAAAAGATTTTAGAGCAGCAGAATAAATGTTGAAATTAAAAATACCACCGCCGGTTTGGTTTCTACTTTGTGCGGCATTAATGTGGGGGATTAAGCGAGTTTTACCGGTCCATTTACCCAATTATCAGCACCCCATCATATTTATATTAGGGGCATTGATTGCAGTAATCGGGTTAATAATTGCCGTATCAGCAGTAGTTACGATGAGAAAAGCAGAGACAACTTCAAGCCCTTTTCAGCCACAACATACCTGCCAGATTGTAGATTGGGGGATTTATCGTAAAAGCAGAAATCCGATGTATCTTTCACTATTGTTAGGCTTAATTGTGTGGGCGTTGTGGCTTGGTTCGATTTTTGCGTGGTTCGTTCTGCCACTATTCGTTGGGCTAATTACCCATTTTCAAATTAAACCGGAAGAACAAATCCTCACACAAAAATTTGGACAACTTTATTTAGATTATGCAAGTCGGGTGAGACGCTGGCTTTAAAATACAAGCGGTTAGATTTTAATAGAAATTTGCAAAATTTTCCGAAAATCTAACCGCTTGTTTAATCGTTGAAGACTTAGTCTAAATTATTGACATCAGCCGTCATTAAGTTGTGCGAGTTATCCATCGCTAAATTAATAAAGCGTTCATACTGTTGTAGCACGTCGGCAATTAATTCTTCTTTGGTCATATATTGCACATCATAGCCCTCTCGCCCGTCTAGGAAATAAGTGATCGGCTCGTAAACCATATTTTCTTCAATATTCGGTAAGTTATCATCGCCTACAACTAAATCGGATAATTGACGTGGCACACTTTCAATACCGTAGATGAAATTACGTAAATTCTCTTTTACCACCTCAAACTCTAGTTTAGGGTTATTCTGGTTGGTAAAATTCATTTTTGCGGTTAAACCATAGCTTTCAAATTCCTCAATTAATTCAAGGAAAGCAGGTCTTGCGACTTTAATAAAGAAGTGGCGAACATCTTGTTGTTTACTTGGATTAACAATTTTTTCCAAACGTTGTTTCCAATCTTTACCTGCCCAATTTTGGCTGCCTTGAGAAAGTTTTTTATTGAAGTATTGGTTATCAACCATTAAACCTTTCCATAAGCCAACGCAAAGAATAAGCATAATAAACGTAAATGGCAGAGCGATAATCAACGTCATTGTTTGTAGCGATGATAAACCGCCTGAATAAAGCAATGACAGTGCCAATACGGCGAGCAACACACCCCAGAGAATAGTCTGCCATTTCGGGGCTTTTTCTTCCCCTTGTGAGGCAATGCTGTTAAGCACAAAGATACCTGAATCGGCGGAAGTAATGAAGAAAATAGAGATTACAACAACCGCAACGAAAGAGGCAATGATGCCAAACGGTAATTGCTCAAAGAGCGTAAAGAGTAGTTGTTCTGTGTTATTGCTTACTTCAGCTAATGCTCCGGCGGTTTGTTGATCAAACCAGATAGCAGAGCTACCAAAGCTGGTCATCCATAAAATGTTAAACAGCGATGGTACGAATAACACGCCTAAAATAAATTCACGAATGGTTCTGCCTTTGGAAATTTTAGCGATAAATAAGCCGACGAACGGAGCCCAAGAAGCCCACCACGCCCAGTAGAGAACTGTCCAGCCACTTAACCAGCCTTGACTTTCAGGCTCATAAGCGAATGTTCGGAAACTGAGTTCTAGCAATGAGCTAAAGTAGTAGCCTAAATTCTCGGTTAAACTTGAGAACAGGAATAGCGTTGGACCCGTAACAATGACAAAAATCAGTAGTAAGCCCGCAAGGGTTAGATTGATTTCACTTAAAATTTTAACGCCTTTTCCAACTCCTGTAATAGCAGAAAATACGGCTAATGACATCGCCACAATAACCATTACCGCAAGCACTGCAAAACCACTGTTTTCAATTAACCCTAAGTTATTAAAGCCGGCACTCACTTGCATAACCCCGAAGCCGAGCGTGGTAGTTAAACCAAAAATAGTGCTACAAAGGGCGATAACATCAATCGTATGTCCCCAAAAGCCTGAAATACGGTGCTTTAGTAGTGGGTAAAAGCCGGAACGAACCGTAAGTGGTAATTTGTATCTAAAACCAAAGTAAGCCAGAGCGAGGGCGATTACGCCATAAATTGCCCACGCGTGAATTCCCCAATGGTAGAAAGTAGTAACCATCGCTTCTTTTGCTCGTTCTGCTTGCGTTAAATTTTCGTGTACAGGCTTGAGATAATGCAGAATCGGCTCAGCAACGCCAAAGTACATTAATCCGATACCCATACCGGCGGCGAATAGCATCGCAATCCAAGAGCCAAAACTAAACTCAGGTTCATCAGTATCTGCCCCTAATTTAATATCGCCTAAGCGGCTGACAGAAAGAAAAATCAGAAACAGAAAAAAGATTGAGCCGGCAAAAATGTAGAACCAACTAAAATTTTTAAAAAGGATATTTTTAATTGCATCAAGGGAGGCTTGTGCAGTCTGAGGAAAGACAATACAGAATATCGCCACAAAGCCGACAAAAAAGACACTAGGAAGGAAGATAGGTGCTTTAAAGGTACTTCCTGTTTGTAATTTTTTGATGAAATCCAATGGTATTTACCTCTATCATTTATTATTCAGAAGTCCGAATATAGCAAAAAGTTATAAAAATGACAAATTAGGTAGAATTTGTAATAAGCATAACTTTTGTAAAAAAGTCGTAAAAAGCAACCGCTTGCACATTCATTATTTGTGAGTAGAATATTTTTTATTTATAAAAACAAAAAGACAATGCATACACAACATAGTGCTCCCAAAATGGTTTTACCCATTTTACTTTTGATCTCCCTTTCTCATTTGCTGAATGATTTAATTCAGGCGGTAATGGTCTCAATTTACCCGATGCTGAAACAAAATTATCAACTGAGTTTTGCTCAAATCGGTATGATTTCGTTAATTTACCAAATTACCGCATCTATTATTCAGCCGGGTATCGGGCTTTATACCGATAAATACCCAAAGCCAAATCTGTTACCCATTGGTATGCTGATTACGCTTTTCTCTGTGATTTTACTTGCCTTCGCTCCTAACTTTGGGGTATTGCTGATAGCGGCTGCGTTAATGGGTATTGGCTCTGCGATTTTTCACCCCGAAGCCTCTCGAGTGGCTCGAATGGCATCAGGTGGGAAATTTGGTACAGCTCAATCTCTTTTTCAAGTGGGAGGAAATAGTGGCTCGGCGTTAGGTCCGCTCTTGGTGGCGTTATTTATTGTACCGTTAGGGCAAAATGCGGTGATTTGGGTTGTCGTATTTGTATTATTAGCCTTATGGATTTTATATAAAGTGAGCCGTTGGGTAAAATATGAAGCTAAACCGCTCGTTGTTTCATCAAACCATATTCAACAACGTTTGCACGGCAAATTATTAGCTAGGGCATTATTAATTATTGCCTTATTAATGTTAGCGAAATTTATTTATATCGCCAGCCTTAGCAACTATTTCACTTTCTATTTAATGGAAAAATTTCAGTTGAATATGGCAACTGCACAGCTCTATCTTTTTGCCTTTTTAGGGGCGGTGGCAGCAGGCACTTTTGCCGGCGGACCGATTGGCGATAAGATCGGACGAAATGCGGTAATTTGGTTCTCTTTCTTAGGAATGGCACCTTTTGCATTATTATTGCCTCACGCCGATTTGTTTTGGACGATTGTATGTGCAATTTTCGCCGGCTTTATTATGTCATCGGCGTTTTCGGCAATGGTGGTTTATGCTCAAGAAGCGGTGCCGGGTAGAGTTGGGCTGATTTCAGGTACAATGTTTGGCTTAATGTTTGGTATTGGCGGCTTAAGTGCTGCTGTATTAGGCTTTTTTGCTGACGGATACGGCTTAGATGCTATTTTTAAAGCCTGTTCCTATTTGCCGTTGCTCGGCTTTGCTGCATTAGGATTGCCGAAACGAAATATTTAATGCTTTTTAGTGTTTTTTGCTCTGGTTTTTTTCATACTGAGTAAGAAAATAATGACACCAATCCAAACCAAAATGTAGCCAACCGAACGTTCGGCAGAGAGTTTTTCATTAAAGATCAGCACGCCACATAAAAATTGTAATGAAGGTGAGATGTATTGCAACATACCGAGTAAAGACATTGAAATGCGTCTTGCCCCCATTGCAAACCAAAGTAGTGGAATGGTGGTGGCAGCTCCTGAGCAGAGTAGTACTGTCATTTGCAAACTATTGAGTTCGCCGAATACTAAGATGTTTTGGTTATAACAAAAGCAAAGGTAGGCTATTGCAAAAGGCGACATCAGCAAGGTTTCAAGGGCTAAGCCCGATAATGGCTCCATTGGGGCGAGTTTGCGGATTAGCCCATAAATACAGAAACTGGCGGCTAAGATGAGTGCTACCCAAGGCACTTGCCCTGCAGGAATTGCCAGCCATAAAATGCCTGCTATCGCAAAACCGACAGAGAGCAATTGAGCTTTATTTAATTGTTCTTTGAGTACCAAATAGCCAACAAATACATTGAAGATTGGGTTAATAAAATAACCAAGGCTGGCATCTAAAATGTGCTCGTTAGTAATTGCCCACAAATAAGCCAGCCAGTTCAAGCCAATCATAAAAGAAGAAAGGAAGAAGATTCCCAACACTTTGGGCTGTTTGAAGGCATTGATTACTGCTCGCCCCTGTTGGAAAATCAGCAATAGAATAATGGCAAACACGGCAGACCATACCACACGCTGAGCCAAAATCTGCTCAGCAGGCATTCCCGATTGATTAATCGGATACCAATAGATCGGAAATGTTCCCCACGTTAAATAACATAGTAGAGCATAGTGCCAACCTTGTAATTTGCCTGAAATATTCATTTTGCTTTCCTAAAAGAGAGGTTACAAGCGGTCATATTTGTTGATTTTTTTGCAAATTGCAAATAACAAAATGCCATAAAAAACTAGGCTTTTTCGATACCGAACGAAATGACCTCTTCAATTTTCTTTGCATTCATCGCAAGCATTAAGAGCCTATCTACTCCCAGTGCGACACCCGAACAGTTTGGAAAACCTGCTTTGAGAGCCGCTAGGAAACGCACGTCTAGCTGTTGTGGTTCAAGTCCCATTTTTTCTCGTTGTAAATTGTCTTGCTCAAAGCGATGGATTTGCTCGTTTGCATCATCTAATTCGTGAAAGCCGTTACAGAGTTCTAAACCTTTGTAATAAAATTCAAAACGTTCGGCAACACGATGATCTTCAGAGCTTATTTGTGCTAATGCGGCTTGAGTAGAAGGAAAGTGATAAACCGCCGTTGGACGATCTTGCCCGATATTCGGCTCTACTACTTCACTGAATAAAAATTGTAACAAGGTTTCACGATTTTCGTCATCTTCACATTGCAAACCGTGCTTTCTCGCTTTTTCAACTAATTGTGCTTTAGTGGCAGAAAGCGGATCTAGCCCAACGTGGGTTTGGAAGACAAACTGGTAGCTAAAAGATTCCGCCGGTTCGCAATCTAAAATCTGTTGTAGTAAATCGTCCACTTCATTGATTAAACGATACATATCAAAATGCGGACGATACCATTCCAACATTGTAAATTCAGGATTGTGGCGTTTGCCTGCTTCTTCATTACGGAACACTTTGCAAATTTGAAAAATCGGACCGCTGCCTGCTGCAAGCAAACGCTTCATATGGTATTCAGGGCTTGTCATCAAATGGAGTGTTTTCGCCTCGCTGCTAAACGGCGATAAAAATTGTGTGCTGAACGTAGAAAGATGTACGTCAGTAACCGAGAATTCACTTAAAATTGGGGTTTCTACTTCTAAAATGCCACGATCGGTAAAGAATTTACGCAATTCAGCAATAATTTTAGCACGTTGAATGAGATGAGGGATTGAGGCGGTAGGTTGCCAATCAATGTTATCGAGTTGTAAATTATTCATAAAAAATGACCGCTTGAAAATGTATCGCTATTTTAGCCTAAAAAAACGCATCACCCTAGCTACTGAGCAAGAAAAAATAAAGTGTGTTTTTTTAACTTTTCTGCAACAAATTATATTTTCTCATTTTAAATATTAGAAATTTTCTTTTTATCGCTCTCCAATTAAGAGCCATTCTCAATACCTTTGTTATGCTTCATTACCTTTTTTGAGGTAGATCACAAAATCACACTTTTTATGTTACTAAATTGTAAAAACGGCTTATCTGATTGATTAAATAGTGGCACAATAGCATTACTTTTATGAATAAGTTTATTTAACTTTCGGAGTGCATTATGCAAAGTGTTAATTTTGATGTGGCGATTATCGGTGCCGGTGGTGGTGGCTTGCGTGCTGCTATTGCTGCGGCTGAAGCAAATCCAAATCTGAAAATTGCTTTAATTTCAAAAGTTTATCCAATGCGTAGCCATACAGTGGCAGCAGAAGGTGGCTCAGCAGCGGTAATTAAAGATACCGATTCTTACGATAATCATTTTAACGATACAGTGGGCGGTGGAGACTGGTTATGTGAGCAAGATATTGTGGAGTATTTTGTGGAGCATTCGCCGATTGAAATGACACAGTTGGAGCGTTGGGGATGTCCGTGGAGTCGTCGTGAAGATGGTGAGGTTAACGTTCGTCGTTTTGGTGGAATGAAAATTGAGCGTACTTGGTTCGCAGCCGATAAAACCGGTTTCCACATCTTACACACTTTATTCCAAACTTCGATTAAATATCCAAACATCGTCCGCTTTGATGAGCATTTTGTGCTAGATATTTTAACCGACAACGGCGAAGCTCGCGGTTGTGTGGCGATGAATATGATGGAAGGCACTTTAGTGCAAATCAATGCAAACGCAGTTGTGATTGCAACAGGTGGTGGTTGCCGTACTTATCGTTTCAACACTAACGGCGGTATTGTAACCGGCGACGGTTTATCAATGGCATATCGTCACGGTGTGGCTTTACGTGATATGGAGTTCGTTCAATATCACCCAACTGGCTTGCCGAATACCGGTATTTTGATGACTGAAGGCTGCCGCGGTGAGGGTGGTATCTTAGTGAATAAAGATGGCTACCGCTATTTACAAGATTATGGTTTAGGACCGGAAACACCAATCGGTAAACCTGAAAATAAATATATGGAATTAGGTCCGCGTGATAAAGTTTCTCAAGCGTTCTGGCAAGAGTGGCGTAAAGGCAATACCTTAAAAACTGCAAAAGGTGTTGATGTAGTTCACTTAGATTTACGTCATTTAGGTGAGAAATATTTACTTGAACGTTTACCGTTTATTTGCGAATTAGCGAAAGCTTATGAAGGCGTTGATCCTGCGAAAGCTCCAATTCCAGTTCGTCCTGTTGTTCACTATACAATGGGTGGTATTGAAGTAGATATGAATGCAGAAACCTCAATTAAAGGCTTATTTGCAGTGGGTGAGTGTGCATCATCAGGCTTACACGGGGCGAACCGTTTAGGGTCTAACTCCCTCGCAGAATTAGTGGTGTTTGGTAAAGTAGCGGGTGAAAATGCTGCCCGTCGTGCTTTAGAGGTAACAGCTCGTAACCAACCACAAATTGATGCTCAAGCAAAAGATATTGTGGCTCGTTTACACTCGTTGGCGAACCAAGAGGGTAATGAATCGTGGTCGCAAATTCGTAATGAAATGGGCGATTCAATGGAAGAAGGTTGTGGTATCTACCGTACACAAGAGAGTATGGAAGCTACCGTGAATAAAATCCAAGAGTTGAAAGAGCGTTATAAAAATATCAGCGTGAAAGATAAATCAAGTGTATTCAACACTGATTTACTTTACAAAATTGAGTTAGGCTTTATCTTAGATGTTGCCCAATCTATTGCTTGTTCTGCGGTGGAACGTAAAGAGTCTCGTGGTGCACACCAACGTTTAGACTATGTTGAACGTGATGATGTGAATTACTTGAAACATACACAGGCTTTCTATAATGCAGATGGTACACCAACTATTAAATACAGTGATGTGAAAATTACTAAATCACAACCACAAAAACGTGTGTACGGTGCAGAAGCAGAAGCACAAGAAAAAGCAAGAAAAGCAGCAGAAGCTCAAGCACAACAATAGAGAAGGAGCAGTAAAATGGCAAATTTAGAAAAAATGACCATCGAGGTGCTACGCTACAACCCAGAATCAGATAGCGAGCCACATTTAGATAGATATGAAGTGCCTTATGACAGCCAAACTTCACTATTAGATGCACTTGGATTTATTAAAGATGAACTAGAACCGGAGCTTTCATATCGCTGGTCTTGCCGTATGGCGATCTGCGGATCTTGCGGTATGATGGTAAACGGTAAACCAAAATTAGCGTGTAAAACATTTTTACGTGATTACAGTGGCTTTATGCGAATTGAACCGCTTGCTAACTTCCCGATTGAGCGTGATTTAGTGGTAGATTTAAGCCATTTCATTGATAGTATCGAAGCTATCAAGCCATATATTATTGATAACAAAGCACCAGAAGGACAGCGTACTAAACAAACGCCGGCACAGTTAGAGAAATATCGCCAATTCTCAATGTGTATTAACTGTGGCTTATGCTACGCAGCTTGCCCGCAATTCGGCTTAAACCCTGAGTTCATCGGTCCTGCGGCAATTACATTAGCTCATCGTTATAACCTTGATAACCGTGATAACGGACGTGCAGAACGAATGAAATTGCTCAGCAGCAAAAATGGGGTGTGGAGTTGTACTTTCGTGGGTTACTGCTCAGAAGTTTGCCCGAAACACGTTGGTCCTGCTTCAGCAGTGAACCAAGGTAAGCTTGAAAGTGCGAAAGATTATGTTATCTCAATGATTAAACCGAGATAGGAGGAAGAAATGTCAGCGACAAAACGTAGACCTTATGTTAGAGGAATGAAAGCAAGCTGGTGGAAAAAACTTGATTTCTACAAAATGTATATGGTGCGTGAAGCGACCTGTCTTCCAACGGTTTGGTTCTGTATCGTACTATTTTATGGTGCAGTTGCTTTAAGTAAAGGCACATTTGCAACCGACTTTGTAGACTTCTTACAAAATCCATTTGTAGTTGTACTAAACATTATCTCACTTGCAGCAATGCTTTATCACGCAGCAACACTCTATGTAATGACACCCGTAGTAATGCCTATAATCGTAAAAGGTAAGCATTTACCTGCTTATGTAGGAAGAAACATTCTTTGGGCTGCAACAGGTGTAATTAGCTTAATTGCATTAATCTTAGTATATATTTAAGAAGGGGAATAAAATGAGTTTAGATCAAAACCCAAAACGTTCAAATGAGCCACCTGTTTGGTTACTCTTCAGTGCAGGCGGTATGGTTAGTGCATTATTTTTCCCTGTAGTCATTTTTATTATCGGTTTATTACTACCATTTGGATTAGTTTCGCCTGACAACATTATTGCTTTTGCACAGAGTTGGATCGGAAAACTTACCATTATGGTATTAGCGATTTTCCCAATGTGGGCAGGTATGCACCGTATCCATCACGGCTTACACGATCTGAAAGTACATACACCGGCGGGTAATGTGATTTTCTATGGATTATCTATCCTATACACAATTCTAGTGATCATTGCTGTAGTACAGATTTAAGTTAAGAAAGACCATCTTGTATAGAGATGGTCTTTTTATCTTTCTACAAGCGGTAAAATTTACAAAGAAATTTGCAGATATCAGAAATCTTGCTGATAAAACGATCGTTTTGTATTAAATATCTTCAAAAAAGATCTTTTTTAAAAATTTTTTGCAAAAAACACTTGCGTAGATTTAATATTTCTCTATAATGCACCGCACACAACGACGCACTGTTGTGAACAGTTAAGTTAATATTCAGTGCGTCGTTCTTTTTTGCTCTTTAACAATTTATCAGACAATCTGTGTGGGCACTTGTTGATAGACTTGATTTAAAACTATTTTTTTAATTTTGAAGTCTTAATAGGTGCTTAACTAGAAATTCATTACTTTCTTTTAACTGAACTTTTTTAAGTTGAGCTAAGTTTGAAAGTGCGATTTTATGTCAGTACATATTGAGCGATTAAACTTTTTGAATTGAAGAGTTTGATCATGGCTCAGATTGAACGCTGGCGGCAGGCTTAACACATGCAAGTCGAACGGTAGCACAGAGGAGCTTGCTCCTTGGGTGACGAGTGGCGGACGGGTGAGTAATGCTTGGGAATCTGGCTTATGGAGGGGGATAACTACTGGAAACGGTAGCTAATACCGCGTAATGTCTAAGGACTAAAGGGTGGGACTTTCGGGCCACCTGCCATAAGATGAGCCCAAGTGAGATTAGGTAGTTGGTGGGGTAAAGGCTCACCAAGCCGACGATCTCTAGCTGGTCTGAGAGGATGACCAGCCACACTGGAACTGAGACACGGTCCAGACTCCTACGGGAGGCAGCAGTGGGGAATATTGCACAATGGGGGGAACCCTGATGCAGCCATGCCGCGTGAATGAAGAAGGCCTTCGGGTTGTAAAGTTCTTTCGGTAGCGAGGAAGGTGATTGTTTTAATAGAGCAATCAATTGACGTTAACTACAGAAGAAGCACCGGCTAACTCCGTGCCAGCAGCCGCGGTAATACGGGGGGTGCGAGCGTTAATCGGAATAACTGGGCGTAAAGGGCACGCAGGCGGGCTTTTAAGTGGGATGTGAAAGCCCCGGGCTTAACCTGGGAATTGCATTTCAGACTGGGAGTCTAGAGTACTTTAGGGAGGGGTAGAATTCCACGTGTAGCGGTGAAATGCGTAGAGATGTGGAGGAATACCGAAGGCGAAGGCAGCCCCTTGGGAATGTACTGACGCTCATGTGCGAAAGCGTGGGGAGCAAACAGGATTAGATACCCTGGTAGTCCACGCCGTAAACGCTGTCGATTTGGGGATTGGGCTTTGAGCTTGGTGCCCGTAGCTAACGTGATAAATCGACCGCCTGGGGAGTACGGCCGCAAGGTTAAAACTCAAATGAATTGACGGGGGCCCGCACAAGCGGTGGAGCATGTGGTTTAATTCGATGCAACGCGAAGAACCTTACCTACTCTTGACATCCTAAGAAGAACTCAGAGATGAGTTTGTGCCTTCGGGAACTTAGAGACAGGTGCTGCATGGCTGTCGTCAGCTCGTGTTGTGAAATGTTGGGTTAAGTCCCGCAACGAGCGCAACCCTTATCCTTTGTTGCCAGCGATTAGGTCGGGAACTCAAAGGAGACTGCCGGTGATAAACCGGAGGAAGGTGGGGATGACGTCAAGTCATCATGGCCCTTACGAGTAGGGCTACACACGTGCTACAATGGCGTATACAGAGGGCAGCGACCCAGCGATGGTGAGCGAATCTCACAAAGTACGTCTAAGTCCGGATTGGAGTCTGCAACTCGACTCCATGAAGTCGGAATCGCTAGTAATCGCAAATCAGAATGTTGCGGTGAATACGTTCCCGGGCCTTGTACACACCGCCCGTCACACCATGGGAGTG
The sequence above is a segment of the Mannheimia bovis genome. Coding sequences within it:
- the rpsT gene encoding 30S ribosomal protein S20, with product MANIKSAKKRAVQSEKRRQHNASQRSMMRTFIKKVYAAVATGDKAVATAAFVEMQKVVDRMASKGLIHANKAANHKSKLSAQIKKLA
- the murJ gene encoding murein biosynthesis integral membrane protein MurJ, which translates into the protein MSKKLLRLGMIVSGMTLISRILGLIRDIVVATLLGTGVSADIFLFANRIPNFLRRLFAEGAFSKAFVPVLAEYNADNDLNKTREFIAKVSGTLGGLVTIVTLVAMVASPVVAALFGTGWFLDWLNDGPNAEKFTQASFLLKITFPYLWFITFVALSGAVLNTIGKFGVMAFSPVLLNVAIIGVALLGRDYFDSPDVALAWGVFLGGLLQFLFQIPFMKKEGLLVKPKWAWKDEGVTKVRKLMIPALFGVSVTQLNLLLNQVIASFLITGSISWMYYADRLIEFPLGLFGIAISTVVLPSLSRIAKNKDLTELQRGENFQNTMDWGVRMVLLLGIPAMIGMAVLAQPIIMTMFMRGKFGFEDVLATSYPLYVMCLGLNSYMLISVLANGFYANQNTKMPVKVGIIAAISNIFFGLAFAPFLGYIGLALASACSALVNVSLLYFHLAKNGYYKVSRTTIIFVLKLLIAACVMGALLAYFTPAIETWVLMTLWQKIYWLVWLMILAAGSYFVAIITLGIRKKDFRAAE
- a CDS encoding methyltransferase family protein; the encoded protein is MLKLKIPPPVWFLLCAALMWGIKRVLPVHLPNYQHPIIFILGALIAVIGLIIAVSAVVTMRKAETTSSPFQPQHTCQIVDWGIYRKSRNPMYLSLLLGLIVWALWLGSIFAWFVLPLFVGLITHFQIKPEEQILTQKFGQLYLDYASRVRRWL
- a CDS encoding BCCT family transporter, yielding MDFIKKLQTGSTFKAPIFLPSVFFVGFVAIFCIVFPQTAQASLDAIKNILFKNFSWFYIFAGSIFFLFLIFLSVSRLGDIKLGADTDEPEFSFGSWIAMLFAAGMGIGLMYFGVAEPILHYLKPVHENLTQAERAKEAMVTTFYHWGIHAWAIYGVIALALAYFGFRYKLPLTVRSGFYPLLKHRISGFWGHTIDVIALCSTIFGLTTTLGFGVMQVSAGFNNLGLIENSGFAVLAVMVIVAMSLAVFSAITGVGKGVKILSEINLTLAGLLLIFVIVTGPTLFLFSSLTENLGYYFSSLLELSFRTFAYEPESQGWLSGWTVLYWAWWASWAPFVGLFIAKISKGRTIREFILGVLFVPSLFNILWMTSFGSSAIWFDQQTAGALAEVSNNTEQLLFTLFEQLPFGIIASFVAVVVISIFFITSADSGIFVLNSIASQGEEKAPKWQTILWGVLLAVLALSLLYSGGLSSLQTMTLIIALPFTFIMLILCVGLWKGLMVDNQYFNKKLSQGSQNWAGKDWKQRLEKIVNPSKQQDVRHFFIKVARPAFLELIEEFESYGLTAKMNFTNQNNPKLEFEVVKENLRNFIYGIESVPRQLSDLVVGDDNLPNIEENMVYEPITYFLDGREGYDVQYMTKEELIADVLQQYERFINLAMDNSHNLMTADVNNLD
- a CDS encoding MFS transporter — encoded protein: MHTQHSAPKMVLPILLLISLSHLLNDLIQAVMVSIYPMLKQNYQLSFAQIGMISLIYQITASIIQPGIGLYTDKYPKPNLLPIGMLITLFSVILLAFAPNFGVLLIAAALMGIGSAIFHPEASRVARMASGGKFGTAQSLFQVGGNSGSALGPLLVALFIVPLGQNAVIWVVVFVLLALWILYKVSRWVKYEAKPLVVSSNHIQQRLHGKLLARALLIIALLMLAKFIYIASLSNYFTFYLMEKFQLNMATAQLYLFAFLGAVAAGTFAGGPIGDKIGRNAVIWFSFLGMAPFALLLPHADLFWTIVCAIFAGFIMSSAFSAMVVYAQEAVPGRVGLISGTMFGLMFGIGGLSAAVLGFFADGYGLDAIFKACSYLPLLGFAALGLPKRNI